Genomic segment of bacterium:
GCGCTCGTGTCAATTGCCGGTATCGAGCTCTATACACGACCCGACGAACAAAACCTACGGAGAGTATACGGAGCGCGAGCTGGTTGTCAAGTGAGAACGGCGCGCCTCACCGTCGAGCAGAAACGAGTAACGCCGCGCGGCTCTTGCCGCGCGGCGTGTCCCAAAAAGTTACGGGTACGTGAGCTCTCGGATCTCTCCACGTCGGAGCCCGGTTGGTAAATCGAAGTGCGAGAGGAGGGTGTTCAGCGCAGTACTGTGACCGACGAGAAGTACACACTCGCGATCAACAGACTTTGTACGTCTAACAACATCGTCAAGTAAACCAACGTGCCGCCTAATCACGTCATCACGCCGCTCACCGCCGAACTGCGTAAAATCGTACGGGTCGTCATCGCCCGTATATATATATGCTCTACCTGTTTTGCGTACCAAAAATTCTCGCTCGATCTCCTCCCATGTCTTACCCTCAAGTTGGCCGAACGAGCACTCTCGTAGACGTTGGTCCTCCGTGGCAAAAAGGCCCCGAGGCATCTCGGCTGCAAAGTGTTGGGCAATAATGCGCGCTGTCTCCGTTGCCCGCTCGAGGTCAGAGGAGATAATCCGCGCGATATCGCCCTGCTTCATCAAGTCCCCCGCGAGGCAAAGCGCCTGCTCACGGCCATAGTCACTCAGCGGAATGTCCGTGTGTCCTTGTAAACGCTTTTCGCGATTCCAATCAGTCTCGCAGTGACGAATAAGTAAAAACTTCATACGTAAACCTCCACAGTGATTTTCGCGCCAATTTCTCCTCGCTAGAACCACATGCGACGAATCGAGGTCACCGCGCCAGCGAATGTTGAACAGAAACGAATAACCGCGCAGTAACACGCTCTACAACCAACGCCCGCCTTCCAGAGGAAAGGCGGGCGTTGGTTGTAGGCGGCTTATCCAACGGCTACTTCACGCCGCCGTGCCACGCTGAACTCCTGGAGAGCGCTCCGCTGCTCGGAAAAACGATCAAAGTCAACGTCGTAGAGATTGACGCGCATCGCCCGCCCCCGCTTGTCATAGTCAAGCACGAGATTGCCGAACACGTCCGAGTCAAAGCTTCGTCCTTTCTTCACCTCGATAATAAGGACGTTGCTTTCTTTATCGTAAAAAATTTTAGGATTGATTTTATTTTTTCTCTGTTTCATAGATATTTTTGAATCTTCGTCGTCTCGATGACCGTAAAAATCCGGAGCGTTTCTCCCTCGATCTTTCCCGCAACCAGTAACGCACGCGCCCCACCGTCTCGAGTGTGCACGGCGATAATAAGCAAGCGGCCACCGCTGTCGCGCACTATGCGCACCGGATGGTGCAGCGCCGTTTCAAGCATTACTGTCGTCAAGTTTCTCTCTCGCATCCTCTGACGTGCATGTGCGGTCAAAAAGAACTGCATACCACAATTGTGGATATCATACGACGCCTCAATCATGAAAGCAAACGCCGCCTTTCCGTGGAAAGACGGCGCGAGTGAGTCGTAAATTTCCGAATGATTTAGCGAGCAGCAAGTGGGTGTCGACGCTCCACAAGCGGCAGGGCGACTGGTCTGCCCGCGAGGTGCGAGGCATAGACGCCGAGCGTCATGTCGAGCACGAGCGAGGCAGCGCCGATCGAAACGCGCGGACGCGTTTCTCGAAGCGGGTCATGAATCGCTCCAACGAAGTCGCGAAGCAGACGCGCGGTCGGCATCACCCAATCTGAATCCGCCCGCCACATACTCGGTACCGGACGCCATTGCATCTCGTCGAGAAGGTCGTGTGGCACATTCTTGACATAGACCGAGCCGGTCGAGGTCTGATGCCACTTGATCTGCCCACGTGTGCCGTAGCAGACGAGAGCCATGAACTCACTCCCCGGCGGCGTGTCTCGCCCGGCACGCATGAGAAAGTCCATGTCAAGCCCGTGCAGAAAGAGGTGCGCGAGAACGCCGTTCTCAAATCGATACGTCGCCTCGATCGAGTCGGCGCGCATGCCGATACCGTGCGAGCGGCCCGCGGGGTAAAGCTCAGAGACCAGCTTCACATCGTCGAGTGTCGCATTCCTACCGTCAACGATCACTCGTCCAAAGACCTCCACCGGCCGCGAGTGTGTCAGGTGCATCAGAGCCTGCAAAAAGTGTGGCGTGCACTCCTCGAGGTCATATGCAGGCGGCCGACCTTTGTCGATCGCCTCGAATCGGTAGAGTGTGCCAAAGCCCTCGCTGCCGATGTAGGCCTCAAGCACATGAAAAGCGTCAGCGAACGTTGTCTCGAAATCCACCGCGCTCACGACGCCTGCCTTCCTGGCTGCTGCAACCATCCGGTCTGCCTCATCCGGCGAGAGCGCAAGCGGCTTCTCGCAAAAGATGTGACAACCGCGCTCCGCCGCCATCACGGCAAGTTCGCAGTGCTGTGGCGGGTTTGTGGCTATGATCGAAACCGCAGGAATAAACTTGTCGAAAAGTTCCTGCGCGGTGGCGAATGTATACTTCTCGCTCGCTACGATTTTATGGCGAAAGGACGCATGCTTTCGCCGCTCCTGATCCGGATCCGCAACGCCAACGATCTCAATTTCCGGCACGTGCTCGCGAATTATGCGCGCAAGCACCTCACCCCGCTTGCCGTAACCGATCAACCCTGCGCTCAGTACCATTTCTCAATCCTCCAAATGGTGAAAATGCGAGTGAAAATGTGACAGGCTAAACAACCTATCTCCACGCGATATGAAAGCACAGTCATGGTCTCAGTGTCAAACGGTGGCGCACCAATGGGCACATGATCGTCACAATAGACCTCTTGCGTAACCCGTTTCGTGGCGAGATTTTTGATTTTTGAGCGAGACGAGGAAGACAAGCAAAATGGTTCGACGGCGTACTTGTTGTACGGCGAGAACCATTTTGCGAAGGCTGACGAAGTCGCAGCCAAAAATCAAAAATCGCAGCAGGAGCGGGTTATGCAAGAGGTCTAATACACGCACCAACGTAGATCTGCCCGCAGTGACACCGTGTAAAAATTTACAATAATTTACGATCGTTAAATTATTGTAAATTTTTCAATTTGCTTTTTCAATTTGCAATAAGGTTGCGGTCGCGTGCTTATTGCAAAATTGGCTTTCATGCTCTCGCGCGCCCTCGCACACTTCTTTCGCGACCTACACGGCACAACACTCCCCTGCACTACGCAGCCCTCAGAGAGAGCGACTCTCGGAGATACTGCGCCAGCTTACGCGCGATGAAAACATCGGTCGCCTCGCGCGACTCGACGGTCATGCCGCCGATGTGCGGGACGATGAGGAGATTTTCGTGCATCTCGGCGTACTCGACGAGCGGGTGCTTTGAGAAGCCCGCCGACTCGAACGAGAGCTCGTCGGCGAGCACGTCGGTTGCGTAGCCTGCGATCTTATTTTGCTTGAGCGCCGCGAGGAGCGCGCGCTCATTCACAATTTTGCCGCGCGAGGTATTAATAAGATAAACGCTCGGCTTCATCAGCGCAAACTCGCGCTCGCCGAACATGCCTTCGGTCTCCGGAGTGAGATGCGCGTGGATGGAGACCGCGTCGCTCTCGCGAAGCAGCTCGTCAAAATCAACCTTTTCCGCTTTCGCCGTAAAGGCACCCGCACGAGGAGGGTCAGACCCTCCTCGGCATTGGCTGAGGAGGGTCT
This window contains:
- a CDS encoding histidine phosphatase family protein → MKFLLIRHCETDWNREKRLQGHTDIPLSDYGREQALCLAGDLMKQGDIARIISSDLERATETARIIAQHFAAEMPRGLFATEDQRLRECSFGQLEGKTWEEIEREFLVRKTGRAYIYTGDDDPYDFTQFGGERRDDVIRRHVGLLDDVVRRTKSVDRECVLLVGHSTALNTLLSHFDLPTGLRRGEIRELTYP
- a CDS encoding DUF2283 domain-containing protein, which translates into the protein MKQRKNKINPKIFYDKESNVLIIEVKKGRSFDSDVFGNLVLDYDKRGRAMRVNLYDVDFDRFSEQRSALQEFSVARRREVAVG
- a CDS encoding DUF4258 domain-containing protein; amino-acid sequence: MQFFLTAHARQRMRERNLTTVMLETALHHPVRIVRDSGGRLLIIAVHTRDGGARALLVAGKIEGETLRIFTVIETTKIQKYL
- a CDS encoding Gfo/Idh/MocA family oxidoreductase, which gives rise to MVLSAGLIGYGKRGEVLARIIREHVPEIEIVGVADPDQERRKHASFRHKIVASEKYTFATAQELFDKFIPAVSIIATNPPQHCELAVMAAERGCHIFCEKPLALSPDEADRMVAAARKAGVVSAVDFETTFADAFHVLEAYIGSEGFGTLYRFEAIDKGRPPAYDLEECTPHFLQALMHLTHSRPVEVFGRVIVDGRNATLDDVKLVSELYPAGRSHGIGMRADSIEATYRFENGVLAHLFLHGLDMDFLMRAGRDTPPGSEFMALVCYGTRGQIKWHQTSTGSVYVKNVPHDLLDEMQWRPVPSMWRADSDWVMPTARLLRDFVGAIHDPLRETRPRVSIGAASLVLDMTLGVYASHLAGRPVALPLVERRHPLAAR